In one Echinicola marina genomic region, the following are encoded:
- a CDS encoding four helix bundle protein: MHRYKKLQVWKKSIDLAVDIYSVTENLPTQEKYGLISQINKAAVSIASNIAEGAGRNTKGEFDQFLGYSLGSAFELDTQLIISSRLQYIDDRRFMKISEDLEAIHNMIYGLKQSLKR; the protein is encoded by the coding sequence ATGCACAGGTATAAGAAACTTCAAGTTTGGAAAAAATCCATTGATTTAGCTGTTGACATTTATAGTGTTACCGAAAACCTCCCAACGCAGGAAAAATATGGTTTGATAAGTCAAATTAATAAGGCTGCCGTTTCCATAGCTTCTAACATAGCTGAAGGGGCTGGAAGAAATACAAAGGGAGAGTTTGATCAATTCTTAGGATATTCTTTGGGATCTGCTTTTGAATTGGATACACAGTTAATAATTTCCAGCAGACTCCAATATATTGATGATCGAAGGTTTATGAAGATATCCGAAGATTTGGAAGCTATACATAACATGATCTATGGGCTAAAACAAAGTTTAAAAAGATAA
- the odhB gene encoding 2-oxoglutarate dehydrogenase complex dihydrolipoyllysine-residue succinyltransferase, giving the protein MSLEIKVPAVGESITEVTIGQWFKNSGEYVEMDEVICELESDKATFELTAEQAGVLTTKAEEGDTLEIGEVICEIDTNASAGDAAPASAESPAKESPAATSASGSASGKTGEIKEMVVPTVGESITEVTLASWLKEDGDFVELDEIIAEVDSDKATFELPAEAQGILRHVAAEGDTLEIGGLICKIEVVEGEAPSEASASSSEAPASSGDATYATGHASPAAAKILAEKGIDPKDVKGTGKDGRVTKEDAEKAQKSAPKPAAPQKPKAEAKEAAPETPKVAGERNVRREKMTSLRKTISKRLVAAKNETAMLTTFNEVNMKPIMDLRKQYKEMFKEKHNVNLGFMSFFTKAVCVALQEWPAVNAQIDGNEILYNDFCDVSIAVSAPKGLVVPVIRNAEQLSFDQIEKEVVRLATKARDGKLTIEEMTGGTFTITNGGIFGSMMSTPIINQPQSAILGMHNIVERPMAVNGEVKILPMMYIALSYDHRIIDGRESVSFLVRVKQLLEDPARLLLGV; this is encoded by the coding sequence ATGAGTTTAGAAATCAAAGTCCCTGCAGTTGGGGAGTCAATTACCGAAGTAACCATCGGTCAGTGGTTCAAAAATAGCGGAGAGTATGTGGAGATGGATGAGGTAATCTGCGAATTGGAATCTGATAAAGCCACTTTTGAATTAACTGCTGAGCAAGCAGGTGTTTTGACCACCAAGGCAGAAGAAGGTGATACCTTGGAGATTGGCGAAGTGATTTGCGAAATAGATACAAATGCCTCTGCAGGAGATGCAGCTCCGGCTTCTGCGGAAAGCCCTGCAAAGGAAAGTCCTGCGGCTACTAGTGCAAGCGGCAGTGCTTCAGGAAAGACAGGTGAAATAAAAGAAATGGTTGTTCCTACTGTAGGTGAATCCATCACAGAGGTTACTTTGGCATCTTGGTTAAAAGAAGATGGAGATTTTGTGGAATTGGACGAAATCATTGCGGAGGTAGACTCAGATAAGGCTACTTTTGAATTGCCGGCTGAAGCCCAAGGAATCCTAAGGCATGTTGCTGCAGAAGGCGATACTTTGGAAATCGGTGGATTGATCTGTAAGATCGAAGTAGTAGAAGGTGAAGCTCCATCAGAAGCATCTGCTTCTTCAAGCGAAGCTCCAGCTTCTTCGGGTGATGCGACTTATGCCACTGGGCACGCATCTCCTGCTGCAGCAAAGATTCTTGCTGAAAAAGGCATCGACCCTAAAGATGTGAAAGGTACAGGTAAAGATGGCAGGGTGACCAAAGAGGATGCTGAGAAAGCACAAAAGTCTGCTCCAAAACCAGCTGCTCCTCAAAAGCCAAAAGCTGAAGCAAAAGAAGCTGCTCCTGAAACACCAAAAGTAGCAGGCGAAAGAAATGTGAGAAGGGAGAAAATGACTTCCCTGAGAAAGACCATTTCTAAGCGATTGGTTGCTGCCAAAAATGAAACAGCCATGTTGACCACCTTCAATGAGGTGAACATGAAGCCTATCATGGATTTGAGAAAGCAGTATAAGGAAATGTTCAAGGAGAAGCACAATGTGAACCTTGGGTTTATGTCCTTCTTTACCAAAGCGGTTTGTGTGGCATTACAGGAATGGCCAGCGGTGAATGCACAAATCGATGGAAATGAAATTCTTTATAACGATTTCTGTGATGTGTCCATTGCAGTTTCTGCGCCAAAAGGTTTGGTTGTTCCAGTGATCAGAAATGCTGAGCAACTTTCTTTTGACCAAATAGAGAAAGAGGTAGTGAGATTGGCAACCAAAGCCAGAGATGGTAAATTGACCATTGAGGAGATGACAGGAGGTACCTTCACCATTACCAATGGTGGTATCTTTGGTTCTATGATGTCGACACCGATTATTAACCAGCCTCAATCTGCTATTTTGGGGATGCACAATATTGTAGAAAGACCAATGGCGGTAAACGGCGAGGTGAAAATCCTTCCAATGATGTATATAGCACTTTCTTATGACCACAGAATCATCGACGGTCGTGAATCAGTTAGCTTCTTGGTAAGAGTGAAACAACTCCTTGAAGATCCAGCGAGATTATTACTTGGAGTATAG